The Triticum urartu cultivar G1812 chromosome 6, Tu2.1, whole genome shotgun sequence genome includes the window GATGAGGAAGTCGCTTCACTGGTCAAGATCACCACCTCAGGAGGGGCTTGGGTGGGGTTGCGCCCGCCGTCGGTGGGTAGCATCAGGCGACGCCGAAAAACCACGAGCTTTAGGATTGGCACGTCATGGAGATGGACGGGGTCGAAGGGCGGTATGGTGGAAGGAGCCGGCGCGGATGAAAGGATGGTAACCTGCTAGTGTTGCCCTATGTTGAACTTGCTATATAGCGTTTTATTTTTTGGACCATTTTTTACTGCTATGCAACTCGTGGTTTCATTCTGATTAATGGAGCCAGGATCAcctccctgtttttctaaataaaAAAAAACGTCATGTTTTCAAGTTACCGAGCCTGATATCTTTGTGTGGCCGATGGTGGCAAGCTGTAAAGTTAAAACAGATTACTCGGTGCACACCAGCCCATCACCTGATTTACATCATGCTGCTGCGCTGCCTCCTCACCGATCACCACCCAAACCCAAAGGAGCAACAGAAGCAGCGAGCTTTCCAGGTCGCGCCTGTCATGAGGATGGCTCGGTTAGGTCTTAGGTGGGTAAGGTGGCTACAGCACAAAGCCGTTCCCGGCAACAGTCCTCCTCATTATCTGCATGGTTTCAGAGTGCTCAGCAGTCAGCAGATGCAACTTGCCACAAAGGACATGGGCAGGGCTGGCATGTTTCCCTCCAACCATGGCACAGGAATCCGGAGCAGTCACTCACCTCACGGGAGCGCACAGGACGGAGGAGGGCGGTTGCTTGGCGAGCAGGGAGCAGAACGTGACCACCTCTCTCGGCGTTGGCCGTTGCTTCGTTAGCAGATCGCCGGATCGGACGGCCAGGGACGCGCATCATGTGCATGCCTGTGAAGATCAGCGAGCAAGTGGTGTGGTGAAACGAACGGCAGAGCAAGCGTTTTCAGGCTTTCGGTTTCAGAAGTTATTAAAGCAACGGAAGTAGTAAAAGTGTTTTCAGTTAGGTGGCAGAGTGTTTTCGGCTCTTCATTTTCGGCAGTAAAAGTGGTTTCAGTTAGGTATATATTCGGTTGAGCCATCCATCATGTGACTGACTGCGTAATGCGATTGGTTAATGGTGATTAACAACCCACAAGTTGCTGAAAAAGTTCAGAGACAACATCCACGGGATACATACATACACAGTACAAGATTTTGCAAGTTGCGACTGAAAAGGCCAAAAAGCCATGCAATTGCAACTGCTCTGCTGCTAGTATCTGAATCAAAAGCGTATCCTCTTCGTTCATTATCAGCACGCATCATCGGACAGCAAAGACAgtcaccaaatctccagccccgCGATCACACATGACATCGCACCATGGAGACTTGCAGAGCACTCTCTGTTGGTTAGCTGGTGTCCACTTGTAAGAGTGTTGTGCCAGCACAGAAGATGATGGCCAGTTAAACTGAAGCAGCACGCAGTGATTTTGTACAAAACATGCACATATTTTTGCTTCATTTTCATTCTTCTGAACAAAGCCTGCGTACTAAGTTCCACTAAGTACTACTAAACCCTCTCTTCCTCTTCAGCTAGAACTGATCAAGACTGTATGTACAAGGACTGCTGCAGCGATTCAGAGAACAAACACGACGAACAAACACACATTCAGGCTAACTCAGGTGAAAGCTTCTGCAATTCCAGCTTCACCAGAGACCTCTAGACCTAAATGATCACGAAGGAACTAGCACTAGTTCTACTTACTGAACTCAACTCAACTCCGGCACCACCGCTGCTTCTGTCCATCGCCGATTTGCCGGAGAAACAGAGCAGAGCCGCAGAAACCGAGCCGTCGTCCTCCGTGGAGAAGGTCTTCTATCTAGAGATGGATGGAGCGCGCCCCGCATGTTGGTCCATCGATTTCTTCAGCCCGCAACCGCATCCCCTCCGCAGCTCGCGATCCACGGATGCCCTGCGGAAATCACCACCCGATCCACAAACGTCAGCGAGGAACTCCAAGGACGGCGAGCGTTTTTGTTTCAGTGGATCTGCCGGGGGTCGCTGCTTACTCAGGACTTGTTCGGCGGAGAACCTGCGGGAGACGTCCTTGCAGAGCATGCGGCGCATCAGGTCCTTGGCCTCGGGGGAGACGCCGGCGAAGGCGCGCGGCGGGAAGCGCACGTTGCCGCGGAGCACGGCCTCGAAGATCTCCGGGGCGGCGGCGCCGTAGAAGGGCACGGACCCCGACAGCATCATGTAGAGCACCACCCCGGCGCTCCACACGTCCACCTTCTCGCCGTACTCCCGCCCGGCGACCACCTCGGGGGCGACGTAGTAGGGCGTGCCGACGATCCCGGACATGCGGCGCCCGTCCCCGAACCACTCCGCGGAGCCGAAGTCGGCGAGCTTGAGCGCGCCGGTGGCGGCGTCGAAGAGGAGGTTGTCGGGCTTGACGTCCCGGTGGGCGACCCCGCGGCGGTGGCACGCGGCGAGCGCGGAGGCGATCTGCGCGGCGagccccgccgcctcgcgctcgGGGAGGCGGCCGCCGCGGGCGGAGATGAGGGAGAGGAGGTCCCCGCCGGCGCAGAGGTCGACGACGAGGTGGACGGCGTCGGCGTCGTCGAAGGCGGCGTGGAGGGCGACCAGGTGCGGGCTGCAGGGCGGGGAGGAGGCGAGGAGGTGCAGCTTGGGCTCCTGCTCCGCGAGGGCCAGGTCGAGAGGGTCACGCAGCGGCGCCTTGGGCGTGGTCTTCAACGCCAGCGCCTCCCCCGTGGCGTTGGAGTGGCAGCGGCGGACGGTCCCGAACCGGCCGTGCCCGATCTCGTCGCCGATGGAGTACTGCCGCCTCAGCGCCTCCTCTCCGCCGTAGACCATGGCCGGGTCCGTCTCTGTTGTTGGGGCGGGCGGGTGTGGTGTGCGGTGTGGTGCGGGTCGAGGCCTCCCCGGCGGCGAGGGCGGTTATAAATGCgagaggggagggggaggggggagccAGCGAGGCGGAGGCGAATGCGAATATTCTGCTCGCTCCTCTCTTTTGGCCGCTAGTCATTTGGAATCCGCTGGAGACATATTTTTTTGCCCCCATTTGCATACTTAAATAAAACCCGAAAAAACCTAGTACTGCTAATGTGGGGAGAGCGTTATTTGTTACGGACGAGACTTGCCTATGCCCCTCGCGTGCGCCCATCCGTGCTCGTGCGTACGTGGCTTAATTTGATTGAAGCAAAATAAGACCCGGGCCTACCCTGTTAAAATcagaagaaaaaaaggaaaaaaaatagcCGTAGAATAAAGTGGTAGCACAAATGAAAGCATGAGAAAAGAGCAGGCAAGCTGGATCCATTTGTTACTGCTATTAGTCAATCAATTGGTTGACTTAGGAAAAAAATGAAATCCGAGGCAGAGAGAAACCCAAGGTATGCATTTTATCTTGTTTTTCAATGCATTTTGTGCTACGCATGAATGATTGCCTTCTCTAACCGCCATTTTAAAATATTTGACAACAAATTGCACATACAAAATTGTGCCGATCAACCTTTTTCAAAAGGAAAAAGGTCTCTCCGACCAGACCACGGTTTGTCATTTGCTTGGGTCGGCTGCAGGATGCATACAACATGGATGAAGTTATTATACTACAAGGGAAGTGGATGAGTTGGTTTTGGCCCATCTTAATTGACAATTGATGGGTTTAGGATAAACTAATGCTTACGATAAGATAATGCAACTAGTAATAATACACTCATGAGCAAGTCATTATGGCCATTTGGGATCTGCGGGACACATATTTCCTCTGTTTGCATGCTTAAAGCATATAGTAAAATCCTACTATGTGGGTTTCTTTGATCCGCGAAATCGTTAAAACGTGGGAATAACAAACGTTTGAATTGAAACTACATTTCCTATAGAATGTGCTACGAATAGGGGTGCAGGGCAGCGTCCCGCATTGGTCCACATAGGTGGATGGCAATACAAACTAAGCTAATACAGCACAACTTAGTTAGAACTAAATTGTCCAAGTTTGAATACGAAGCGGGCCGGATCGGGCACCGCGTCACATCTTTAGCTACGAATCCGTAGAAAGGCAGAAGTATATGATTCGATTATGTGAATTAAACAACCAACATAGTTAATATCCTTAAGGATTCTGATACTTCGAAAATTATGTGAAAATCCTTTGAATCGAAGAAGTCTTCAGTGAATTTACTAGGAAACCAATTAAACTCAAGCCAAGAGAAGACGCGGGATACGCATTTTAGGATTTTCTATAAAAGGGGACACATGAAtgagagggtgcttggatacgttttagtctcACGACTAAAcgtagtgggactaaaacttgctagcctTACCCATgtttggatccaaatactaaagagactaaaatcaagttaatgagcatttattattcTCTAAACCCTCCAATTCagaactcgcatgtgttaaaggagaggagttaaatgaggagagagaggactaatccacattttagtagggatacccctgactaaaaaattttagtctcaagactagttttagcctcTCTTTaatcaggggtgcttggaactttagcctcttaaagagaccatttttagtcagactaaaataagtccatTGAATCCAAGCACCCTCTGAGTGCCTTCTCCAATTGGCTCCCCCTCATAAAATGTTTGACAACAAATTGTACTTATTAAGAATGTCAGCAGCCacgaaccaacctgtggttgaaTGTTAGAGAAACAGTGATATCCCCAgtccaccagggttcaaatcttCGTGCTTACATTATTTCTGGAtatatttcaggatttccggcgatgcgcttttAGTGGgagagacgttcccgtcgacgatgAGACACCTACGacgacttcgtaaatctcaagatgataggCCGGCTTAGTCTCTCGAAGCTGCTCATAGGGTAGAGGGTGTATGTGCGTTCATATGGGTGAATGTATGAGCGCCTGCGTCTGTCCTGTGTTAAAAAAAATGCCAGCAGCCTTTTTCTAATGGTGTCTCCGACCACAGTTTTGCATTAATCCGGACGGTTTTGCATCACAGGGATGAATTAATTAGGCAGTTTTGCTTTGGCCAATTGATCGTGTACTAGGTTTTAGATTAAGATACTCATGCAGATGCAGATGCAAACATGGGATGTGACAAAGTCTGTAGGTGGGTTCGCCGCGGGCACGCCTGGCCGTATGCATGTCCGCATCTGAATTCCAGCACGGTGGGGGCCGGGCACGCATGCATGGTGCATGACACGCAACTGGCCAAGTCTTTTCCAGTGTTTCTACAACGTTTTTGTGTTTCTTTTAACCTCCAGACACCTAAACTAAATGGTGTACTCCGGCAAGCCAGCAACACATGTGCACGCATGGCCTGTGGCCCAGCCTAATCAAATTAGCAGATGTTGGAGATAGAAGCAGCGTGCATGCTTCTTCAAGTTAACCAACAATTGAACTTCAAAAAAAAAAAGTTAACCAACAATCGAAAGCCGGAGATCGAAGCGTGCATGCTTCTTCAAGTTCCTTTTCCAAAAATGCTTCTTCAAGTTTGCTTCATGTATGTATGTTCGTTTCTTTTGCTTGTCCACTTTTGTTTACGGTGCCGCGTTATCGTTATTCATTCCTGTCAAACACCTTATAAAATGCCCTCGCGAAAAAAAAGCACCTTATAAAACGGAGCCAATAGGCAGTGAAGGTTGAGATAGTGACATTTACGAATGTTTTTACTGGCAGTTTCTTCAAAGACGCATAGCAATTTCTTCACAACAGCATGCAGCTTCTCCAGGGAAGGGATATCGTCCTTCTAAGGTTGTCACTGTTTGATCTCGCGTCTCAACTAAAAATGTCAGTAAAATAAAATACATTTGTTTATCACCGCTGATAGAGAAGAACGTTACCAGCTAGCATTACCGTATAAAACGAGAATCGAACCCTAAGGTGATATCACTTGTTCCACTTCCAGTCTCTAGATAGTACAAGCACATCAAAAGGGAACAATAGTACGTGCTCACATGGACCGAGCTGTCACGAAGGGCAGGTACCCTGCTCCCCACAAGCCACCGCCACAAGCAGGGCACCGGATGATCGTTGCGTCATCTGAAAAACCATATGGGGATGCCCTGCTCCCCCGAAGGTACGCGTGATCGTTTGGAGGATTGTGACAAACTCACTATCTACTTGGGCTAACAAATTTACTCGTCACCTTAAGATATCTGACATATGTCCCGTTTGTGGTGTGGAACGAGAGGATGTGCTCCATGCATTTTGCAGGTGCCCCCTAGCGAAGGAACTATGGCATGCTATGGCGCTTGACTGGCACATCCCGAGGGTCGAAACAATCTATAACTCGGGCCCAGAGTGGCTCTTTACGCTCCTCGAACCACTAGACGAGACGGCGCGTATGGTCGTTCCGATGACCATGTGGAGGATTTGATACATGCGGAATGAGATAACGCATGAGAAAAGGCCTCCGCCTATTGAATCTTCTCGTCGGTCCTGTATGAATATATTAGCTCGCTTTTATGCCTCCACCAGTACCCCAGCGGTGATGTTGTCAAAGGAAAAATGGTGCTCAATGCCCTTCCGCCACCCTATAAGGCCAACGCCGAGTCTAAGGAAGAGCTGCGCTGGATGCCCCCTGAGTCAGGTTGGACGAAGCTAAATACGGACGGAAGCTTCATTCCGTCCACAAGTATGGCAGAAGGTGGTATGATCCTACGGGATGCATATGGTGATATCATCTATAGCGCTTGTCGGGAAATCCATATATGTGATAACGCGTTGGACGCTGAGCTAGCGGCGTGTCGGGAGGGGCTGGAGCTGGCCCTCCATCGTACGGTGCTACCCATTTGGTCGAGCTTGATAGCGCGGAGGCGGTGTCACTGATCACAGCACATTCCGAGGAACGATCGATACATCGCATGTTGGTTAAGGAGACTCAGAATCTGGCCTCAACTGAGGATAGGGAGATTTCTTTTACTCACTGTTGTCGGTCGCAGAATAAAGTTAGTCACGAACTTGCCGCATATGGCCGTAGCACTCCCCGTACTGCGGTATGGTTGCATTCGGGATTAGAATTTATTGTAAACTTAGCATTGGCTGAGAAGCCTCCGTGAATAATTAGAATCTCCTTTTCTCctgaaaaaaagaagaagagtaGGTAGCCACTCGGGGAAACGCACGGCCGGAGACCACAGGAAAGAAGTTTCCGGCTCGAGCTAGCAACGGGCACACGACCCGGCCAGTTGCAACGTACGTCCAGCCGCCCGTCAAGACTAGAACAGTTTCGGCATTGACCGGCTTGAGGATTCCGTTCCATCGCGACATACGTGAGTACTCcttccgttccaaattacttgtcacataaatagatgtatctagaactaaaatacatctaaatACATCCATACCTACGACAaataattcggaacggagggggTATCTCTCACTCTCTACAGTGATCTAAAACGTATTATAAAAACTTACAGACGGAGAAGCTAGCAGTGCGAGTCCAGGTACGTGCCAGCTGAAGCGGCTGCATCACCGGAATCAACAATTCGGCACGGCAACAACGTGCGGGAACGGCGTCGCCGGCTTCGTATTCGTACGTGCTTTGACTGACCGGTGCAAATGGGTATATGCATGCATGCTAGCTGCACTGCACGcccatttttttattttttttgagaACCGCCCTTTCGGCATTTTATTCATTTAGGCGGGACATATCTGATCGAACAGCCTCGACCAGAAACTCAGGAATTACATGAAACAAGACAGACATAGTATCTAAATATAAAGCCTGCTTAGCAGTCAGGTGGGCAGCTGAATTAGCTTCCCTTGCCGTCCATCGCAGTTCAAACCCGTGAAAACTTGGGAGATAGGTGCGCATCTCCCTCAAGATCGTACCACCAGTGGATCGATCATCACCTTGCTTCCATGCTTCAAACACGGCCTGACAATCTGTCTCAATAATGACATATTGCAGGTCATTTGCACTAGCCAACAACATTGCATCTCTACATGCAATAAGCTCTGTAGAGAAAGGATCAAGTGGTGCCGTGTATTTGATGCACTGCCCCAGTCTGAATACACCCTGTTGATCCCTTGCTACTATGCCCACTGCTGAACACATATTAGTCTCATGTACTGCTCCATCAGTATTCATCTTCACCCACCCCTGAGCTGGCGCCTCCCACTTCTGCCTTTCTATGGATTTGACAGCAGCGGTATTAGGGACGTCAATCGCCATAATGAGTTCTCTAATTAATTCCATTGATTTGATCGGCTGGTACTGAATCTCATTATGCGTATACTTGTTACGGTTCGTCCAAATTGCCCACATGACTGACACCATAACTGTTGCATCTTTCCTTTTAAACACCTCATGGTCCAGTATATCCTTAGACCATGTCAATGGGTGCAGTCTCGGCACTGTAAGGCCAAAAAAGTCCTTGGCCGCCTCCCAGAACATTATTGGATAAACCAGATAGCTTATGTGCTAGGGTACTTCGAGGAAGATACTTTTCGGACGGGAATTTTTTACAAGCTGGCTGTCCAAAGGGTGCCTCAGCAACCTGGAAAGCTATTTGTCAAGGGAAGGAAGTGCTACAGGCAGGCCTTATTAGGCGAATTGGGGATGGGAGGAAGACTGAAGTCCGGCATGATCAATGGATCGCTGGGACAGCCACAGTGAAACCTTTATGCAGGCTAGCGGAGGAGCCGATTCAGTTGGCGTCAGAACTGCTAGACGATGATACAGGAGGGTGGGACGAAGTTAAAGTTCGTACACTGTTTATAACACCGGATGCAGATGCAATTTTGAAAATGCCGAGGCCAAGAGTGCAGATTGAAGACTTTTGGGCCTGGGCCTGAGAGCACACGGGTGTTTTCTCGGTACGATCGGCGTACAGAATGCTGATGGAGCACAAAACAGCAAACCAAAGGAGCCCGTCTTCATCCACTCATGGTGAAGAATGGTAGAAAGCACTGTGGAAATTACAGGTGCAACCCAAAATTAGGGTGTTCTAGTGGAGGGTACTAAAGAATTTTGTACCTGTCCATGGGGAGATGAGGAGGAGGCACATCAGAGATGATGCTATATGCCCAATGTGTGGTAGCGAAGATGAGTCCCTATTTCATACACTGCTCCGATGCGATCACGCATTGATGTTCTGGGAGGCACTGCACGCCCATTTGGAAAAGACCGTGCGGCGTCGGAACCCGGCTCATGCATGCACGCTTCTGGGAACTCTAGGCACGTACTCCCTTCGTTcttaaatacttgtctttctatatatttcaaatgactactacatacggatatatgtagacatattttaaagtatagattcactcattttgctccgtatgtagtcacttattAAAATGCCTaaaaagacaagtatttaggaacggagggggTACTTACATAGCGACGAGCCGACGACCGGCTTCGGTCGGTCGTTCGTTGAGCGCATCGCACCGGTATATTCTGTT containing:
- the LOC125515304 gene encoding phosphoenolpyruvate carboxylase kinase 2-like, whose translation is MVYGGEEALRRQYSIGDEIGHGRFGTVRRCHSNATGEALALKTTPKAPLRDPLDLALAEQEPKLHLLASSPPCSPHLVALHAAFDDADAVHLVVDLCAGGDLLSLISARGGRLPEREAAGLAAQIASALAACHRRGVAHRDVKPDNLLFDAATGALKLADFGSAEWFGDGRRMSGIVGTPYYVAPEVVAGREYGEKVDVWSAGVVLYMMLSGSVPFYGAAAPEIFEAVLRGNVRFPPRAFAGVSPEAKDLMRRMLCKDVSRRFSAEQVLRHPWIASCGGDAVAG